A single Alphaproteobacteria bacterium DNA region contains:
- a CDS encoding DUF4376 domain-containing protein: MSAPILFHVDRFGAFNGATSTARRSPADEGEVWLIPEGATTKAPPVPQTGKVAVLHTGTWSVVDDHRGLTVYDKATGAARVIEAPGSIGEDETPEGPPTPLHRWSGDGWALPLDDAKALRLAEVRAELTRRNAQGFTYGGVVYQLDEASQARITALVTKATMVLLAVPGATWAEDFVFIAHDNSGVPFTAAGYVAFANAASEVVIARRLRARALKDRVLAASDTDVLAAIDVTRGWD, encoded by the coding sequence GTGAGCGCACCCATCCTGTTTCACGTCGATCGCTTCGGCGCCTTCAATGGCGCCACGTCCACAGCGCGCCGCTCGCCCGCTGACGAGGGCGAGGTGTGGCTGATCCCCGAGGGTGCCACCACGAAGGCGCCGCCAGTGCCGCAAACCGGCAAGGTCGCGGTGCTACACACCGGCACTTGGTCGGTGGTCGACGATCATCGCGGTTTAACGGTCTACGACAAGGCGACCGGTGCCGCGCGTGTGATCGAGGCGCCCGGATCGATCGGCGAGGACGAGACACCCGAGGGACCTCCCACTCCGCTGCATCGCTGGTCGGGCGACGGCTGGGCGCTGCCGCTCGATGATGCGAAGGCGTTGCGCCTCGCTGAGGTTCGTGCCGAGCTGACGCGCCGCAACGCCCAGGGGTTCACCTACGGGGGCGTCGTCTACCAGCTCGACGAGGCCAGCCAAGCCCGTATCACCGCGCTCGTGACCAAGGCGACCATGGTGCTGTTGGCTGTGCCGGGAGCGACCTGGGCCGAGGACTTCGTCTTCATCGCGCACGACAACAGCGGCGTGCCGTTTACGGCGGCCGGGTACGTTGCGTTCGCCAATGCCGCATCCGAGGTGGTGATTGCCCGTCGGCTCAGGGCACGGGCGCTGAAGGACCGCGTTCTCGCCGCATCGGATACCGACGTGTTGGCGGCGATCGACGTCACCAGGGGCTGGGATTGA
- a CDS encoding tail fiber protein → MTVSSSTNKIIGNGNGVTTSWPFSFKVFDPEHLVVTYTDAGGDETTLEPGDYGVSLNADQDSSPGGTVTYGPAIAGGTKLTILRSVPYTQAIDLKNQGGFFPEVLERGIDLMVMQVQQLREQLARALKLSPSQSAIGELEATDAARANTFLGFGPTGSPTLFTGLAAQAVSSAMQPVVTAASLALARAALVVPGLGANSFTGAQTLPGNASNPLEAVPKQQAESIASVAAAAAALAAMPVGTPLWWPTETPPAGYLVRDGSLISRTTYAALFAVLVTTSGYTGQTFAVTIASPGVVTKVGHGFTGGERLRLSTTGALPTGLNTTDDFFVIFINADTFRLATTEANAAAGTAVNTSGGQSGSHTYMRSLFGLGDGSTTFKLPDDRDVFVRGKAASGRAIASYQADDNKAHSHLVDYQAAVLAGGVGGNAINQANNASVATQSSGGTETRPRNRAYLPIIKYQ, encoded by the coding sequence ATGACCGTCTCGAGCAGCACGAACAAGATCATCGGCAATGGCAACGGCGTCACGACGTCGTGGCCGTTCTCGTTCAAGGTCTTCGATCCCGAACACCTCGTCGTCACCTACACCGACGCCGGCGGCGACGAGACCACGCTGGAGCCCGGCGACTACGGCGTGAGCCTGAACGCCGACCAGGATTCCAGCCCCGGCGGCACGGTGACCTACGGCCCGGCGATCGCCGGCGGCACCAAGCTCACCATCTTGCGCAGCGTGCCCTACACCCAGGCGATCGACCTCAAGAACCAGGGCGGCTTCTTCCCCGAGGTGCTGGAGCGGGGCATCGACCTGATGGTGATGCAGGTGCAGCAGCTGCGCGAGCAGCTGGCGCGCGCGTTGAAGCTGTCGCCCTCGCAATCGGCGATCGGCGAGCTGGAAGCAACCGACGCGGCGCGCGCCAATACCTTCCTCGGCTTCGGCCCGACGGGCTCGCCGACACTGTTCACGGGCCTGGCCGCCCAGGCGGTATCTTCGGCGATGCAGCCGGTGGTCACCGCGGCCTCGCTGGCGCTGGCGCGTGCCGCCCTGGTCGTGCCCGGCCTGGGCGCCAACAGCTTCACAGGGGCGCAAACGCTGCCGGGCAATGCCAGCAACCCGCTGGAGGCAGTGCCGAAGCAGCAGGCGGAGAGTATCGCGTCGGTGGCGGCGGCCGCCGCAGCGCTGGCGGCGATGCCGGTCGGCACGCCACTGTGGTGGCCGACAGAGACGCCGCCGGCCGGCTACCTGGTGCGTGACGGATCGCTGATCAGCCGCACGACATATGCAGCCCTCTTCGCCGTGCTGGTGACGACATCGGGTTACACCGGCCAGACGTTCGCGGTCACGATCGCTTCGCCCGGAGTGGTCACCAAGGTGGGGCACGGCTTCACCGGCGGCGAGCGACTGCGGCTGTCGACGACCGGGGCGCTGCCGACCGGGCTGAACACGACGGACGACTTCTTCGTGATTTTCATCAATGCCGATACGTTCCGGCTGGCGACGACGGAGGCGAACGCGGCCGCGGGAACCGCCGTCAACACGTCGGGCGGCCAGAGCGGCTCGCATACCTACATGCGATCGCTGTTTGGTCTGGGTGACGGCTCGACGACGTTCAAGTTGCCGGACGATCGCGATGTCTTTGTGCGGGGTAAGGCCGCCAGCGGCCGCGCGATCGCATCCTACCAGGCGGACGACAACAAGGCGCATTCACACCTTGTCGACTATCAAGCAGCCGTTCTCGCTGGCGGTGTGGGTGGCAATGCCATCAACCAGGCCAACAATGCTTCGGTTGCCACACAATCCTCTGGCGGCACTGAGACGCGGCCTAGGAACCGCGCATACCTGCCGATTATCAAATACCAGTGA
- a CDS encoding M10 family metallopeptidase C-terminal domain-containing protein, whose translation MLDPASIPPPYDAAVGTTLGGTPTSPANGVLSSYKWSGPVTYSFPTLASNYEAGYGEVSSGFAAISNAQRQAVRYILEGTSSQAGGPVFRYGSFESVIAVSISEVANPSNGALNTADIRVAQSSWANPTAYAYYPAPGAGGYAGDIWFGNAYDYRSPVVGTYVWSTHIHELGHAMGLSHGHEASPYGALPADRDGLEFSVMTYRSYVGGPADYYRVETYGGPQTLMMYDIAALQYLYGADFTTNATDTVYRWNPLTGEMSVNGVGQGAPGGGIGGAANRVLMTIWDGGGVDTYDLSNYAGGVSVDLRPGQWSITSQAQRSDLDVLNPGQHYAAGNVYNALLYNGDARSYIENAIGGAGADTIVGNDIANTLLGGGGADQLFGGLGNDRLEGEGGNDTLFGGLGDDILVGGPGNDFIDGGEGFDVAVYSGLRAQYAITSLSDGSRQVLDLRAGAPDGLDILLNVEFLQFADGTMGLFQTIEANGATHLVEAAGRYFLHDSGGNGPSLKFGGADFVVGQFGVPWMPIAAEAVAGGGYRVAWKVTGADQYTVWNVASDGNYVASAIPVVGATDFSLQSYETAFQQDLNGDGQIGIASAAPLAGAADGLDKLLNADAATHGLDADALVGAVTHVDLATALDLIYPDHLSIVVPDDQGSHFI comes from the coding sequence TTGCTGGACCCCGCCTCTATCCCGCCACCCTACGACGCGGCCGTCGGCACGACACTGGGCGGCACGCCGACCTCGCCGGCCAACGGCGTGCTGAGCAGCTACAAGTGGTCGGGTCCGGTCACCTACAGCTTCCCCACCCTGGCCAGCAACTATGAAGCCGGTTATGGCGAGGTCAGCAGCGGCTTTGCCGCCATCTCGAACGCGCAGCGCCAGGCCGTGCGCTACATCCTTGAGGGCACCAGCTCGCAGGCCGGCGGGCCGGTGTTCCGCTATGGCTCCTTCGAATCGGTCATCGCGGTGTCGATCAGCGAGGTCGCGAACCCGTCAAACGGCGCGCTGAACACCGCCGACATCCGGGTGGCGCAGTCGTCCTGGGCCAATCCCACGGCCTACGCCTACTACCCGGCGCCCGGCGCGGGCGGCTATGCCGGCGACATCTGGTTCGGCAACGCCTACGACTACCGCAGCCCCGTGGTCGGCACCTATGTGTGGTCGACCCACATCCATGAGCTCGGTCACGCGATGGGCCTGAGCCACGGCCACGAGGCTTCGCCCTATGGCGCGCTTCCCGCCGACCGCGACGGCCTCGAGTTCTCGGTCATGACCTACCGCAGCTATGTCGGCGGTCCCGCGGACTATTATCGGGTCGAGACCTATGGCGGCCCGCAGACGCTGATGATGTATGACATCGCCGCTCTGCAGTACCTCTACGGCGCCGATTTCACGACCAACGCCACGGACACGGTCTATCGCTGGAACCCCCTGACCGGCGAGATGAGCGTCAACGGCGTCGGCCAGGGCGCGCCGGGCGGCGGCATCGGCGGCGCCGCCAACCGCGTGCTGATGACCATCTGGGACGGCGGCGGCGTCGACACCTATGACCTGTCCAACTATGCCGGCGGCGTCTCGGTCGACCTGCGGCCCGGGCAATGGTCGATCACCTCGCAGGCACAGCGCTCCGATCTCGATGTGCTCAATCCCGGCCAGCACTATGCCGCCGGCAACGTCTACAACGCCCTGCTCTACAACGGCGACGCACGCTCCTACATCGAGAACGCGATCGGCGGCGCCGGCGCCGACACGATTGTCGGCAACGACATCGCCAACACCCTGCTTGGCGGCGGCGGCGCGGATCAGCTGTTCGGCGGCCTCGGCAACGACCGGCTCGAGGGCGAGGGCGGCAACGACACGTTGTTCGGCGGTCTGGGCGACGACATCCTGGTCGGCGGCCCGGGCAACGACTTCATCGATGGCGGCGAAGGTTTCGACGTCGCTGTCTACAGCGGGCTGCGCGCCCAGTACGCCATCACGAGCCTCTCGGACGGCTCCCGCCAGGTTCTCGACCTGCGGGCGGGTGCACCGGATGGCCTCGATATCCTCCTGAACGTCGAGTTCCTGCAGTTTGCGGATGGAACAATGGGTCTGTTCCAGACCATCGAGGCGAACGGCGCGACGCACCTGGTCGAGGCCGCCGGTCGCTACTTCCTGCACGACAGCGGCGGCAACGGCCCGTCGCTGAAGTTCGGCGGCGCCGACTTCGTCGTCGGCCAGTTCGGCGTGCCGTGGATGCCGATCGCCGCCGAGGCCGTGGCCGGCGGCGGCTACAGGGTCGCCTGGAAGGTCACCGGCGCCGACCAGTACACCGTGTGGAACGTCGCCAGCGACGGCAACTACGTCGCCTCGGCGATCCCCGTCGTCGGCGCCACCGACTTCAGCCTGCAATCCTACGAGACCGCGTTCCAGCAGGACCTCAACGGCGACGGCCAGATCGGCATCGCTTCGGCGGCGCCACTGGCAGGTGCGGCCGATGGCCTGGACAAGCTTCTCAATGCCGATGCCGCAACACACGGGCTCGACGCCGATGCCCTGGTCGGGGCGGTCACGCACGTCGATCTGGCGACTGCGCTGGACTTGATCTACCCGGATCATCTGTCGATCGTCGTCCCCGACGATCAGGGCTCGCATTTCATCTGA
- a CDS encoding TIGR04372 family glycosyltransferase: MPGWFAGLWPWRDRPDPAIDPHAPLAAERAAARRGDVAAALPGYVALLRHYAGTGDTSPSGRPRPTALLLEQIGHDESAADGLPIEAATMLAEDLVNIDCDFASAMTVLRHKVVLQAQWQRRHGASADLLLGEEWTRNIGHIGLIQYPVKLKRLGLAAWDRIVVVARAGAVANAALLRQYAGEIAIETDPDRVAGLAPMVCGTGLRNFDLLSWPGQDTIFAREACNVIEGLWRMRHGERPLLGLDEAQIAAGRAGARAIGLPEDASFVCLHVRESGYHGDVEHRQRAFGIADYLPAIHAVTARGDWIVRLGDPSMTPLPPMDRVIDYALSPARAAALDVWLAARCRFYIGTNSGPMFMPHLFGRPALITNYAFLFGAPPLGPSSRFLPRPLKRRGRTLRFAAAMADEAMKSTHNERAFGLRGFSSIGNTPQEILQATMEMYAPGPADALQRRFADLAPAAHRAGNALVGARFIADHMALL, encoded by the coding sequence ATGCCGGGTTGGTTCGCCGGATTGTGGCCATGGCGCGACAGGCCCGACCCGGCCATCGACCCCCATGCCCCGCTGGCCGCCGAGCGCGCGGCGGCGCGGCGCGGCGATGTCGCGGCCGCCCTGCCCGGCTACGTCGCCCTGTTGCGCCACTACGCCGGCACGGGCGACACCTCGCCGTCGGGCCGGCCGAGGCCGACGGCCCTGCTGCTCGAGCAGATCGGGCACGACGAGTCGGCGGCCGACGGCCTGCCGATCGAGGCCGCCACCATGCTGGCGGAAGACCTGGTCAACATCGATTGCGACTTCGCCAGCGCCATGACCGTGCTGCGCCACAAGGTGGTGCTGCAGGCGCAATGGCAGCGGCGCCACGGCGCCAGCGCGGACCTGCTGCTGGGCGAGGAATGGACCCGCAACATCGGCCATATCGGTCTCATCCAGTATCCGGTCAAGCTGAAGCGGCTGGGCCTCGCGGCGTGGGATCGCATCGTCGTGGTGGCGCGCGCCGGGGCGGTGGCCAACGCCGCCCTGCTGCGGCAATACGCCGGCGAGATCGCGATCGAGACCGACCCCGATCGCGTGGCCGGCCTGGCGCCGATGGTCTGCGGCACCGGCCTGCGCAACTTCGACCTGCTGTCGTGGCCCGGCCAGGACACCATCTTCGCCCGCGAGGCCTGCAACGTCATCGAGGGGCTGTGGCGGATGCGTCACGGCGAGAGGCCGCTGCTCGGCCTCGACGAGGCGCAGATCGCGGCAGGTCGCGCCGGGGCGCGCGCCATCGGCCTGCCAGAGGACGCGTCCTTCGTCTGCCTGCACGTGCGCGAGAGCGGCTATCACGGCGACGTCGAGCATCGGCAGCGCGCCTTCGGCATCGCCGACTACCTGCCGGCGATCCACGCCGTCACGGCGCGCGGCGACTGGATCGTGCGCCTGGGCGATCCGTCGATGACGCCGCTGCCGCCGATGGACCGTGTCATCGACTACGCGCTCAGCCCGGCGCGCGCGGCGGCGCTCGACGTCTGGCTGGCGGCGCGCTGCCGCTTCTACATCGGCACCAATTCCGGCCCGATGTTCATGCCGCATCTGTTCGGCAGGCCGGCGCTGATCACCAACTACGCCTTCCTGTTCGGCGCGCCGCCGCTGGGGCCGAGCTCGCGCTTTCTGCCGCGGCCGCTGAAGCGGCGTGGACGGACGTTGCGCTTCGCCGCGGCGATGGCCGACGAGGCCATGAAATCCACCCACAACGAGCGCGCCTTCGGCCTGCGCGGCTTCTCCTCGATCGGCAACACACCGCAGGAGATCCTGCAGGCCACGATGGAGATGTACGCGCCGGGCCCCGCCGACGCGCTGCAACGCCGCTTCGCCGACCTCGCGCCGGCCGCGCACCGCGCCGGCAACGCCCTGGTCGGCGCCCGGTTCATCGCCGACCACATGGCGCTCCTGTAG
- a CDS encoding DUF4288 domain-containing protein, with the protein MSKTDQPGDAVDMRWASTRLRMARMVHSRGCEALVDHIVLFYAPFFPELSLVLEIGRALERDLGRRETGTQLVEWRLVEVLTLDVLRNQNPDGAEVYSEWIDGKGSSFGTTFRPETSLPIRRRLVTLRNDGAIDDSSCWYSAKLRMVRMIDAPVDDMFDDQVHTFRSTDFDAAHARAIRLGRAEESSFVNWNDQRAQWRLAQILSLNLLGSGELGDAIDVHSEPAPMQDTDRVPFDTVFHPERSKPRSTGV; encoded by the coding sequence ATGAGTAAGACGGACCAGCCGGGCGATGCCGTCGACATGAGATGGGCCAGCACTCGCCTGCGGATGGCCAGGATGGTCCATTCGCGTGGCTGCGAGGCGCTGGTCGATCATATCGTCCTGTTCTACGCACCCTTCTTCCCAGAACTGTCGCTGGTCCTTGAGATCGGGCGGGCCTTGGAACGAGACCTGGGACGACGGGAGACCGGCACCCAACTCGTCGAATGGCGACTGGTCGAGGTCTTGACGCTCGACGTGCTGCGAAACCAGAACCCTGACGGTGCTGAAGTTTATTCCGAGTGGATCGACGGGAAGGGAAGCTCTTTTGGCACGACCTTCCGGCCGGAAACCTCGCTGCCGATTCGGCGGCGATTGGTGACCCTCCGGAACGACGGCGCGATCGACGATAGCTCGTGCTGGTACAGCGCCAAGCTCCGCATGGTCCGCATGATCGACGCGCCGGTTGACGACATGTTCGACGACCAGGTGCACACGTTCCGGTCGACGGATTTCGATGCCGCGCACGCCAGAGCGATCAGGCTTGGTCGAGCGGAGGAGTCGAGCTTCGTGAATTGGAATGACCAACGCGCGCAATGGCGGCTGGCCCAGATCCTGTCATTGAACCTGCTCGGCTCGGGTGAATTGGGCGACGCCATCGACGTCCACAGCGAGCCGGCCCCAATGCAGGACACCGACCGTGTCCCATTCGACACGGTGTTTCATCCTGAGCGATCGAAGCCGCGTTCGACCGGCGTCTGA